Proteins from one Dromiciops gliroides isolate mDroGli1 chromosome 6, mDroGli1.pri, whole genome shotgun sequence genomic window:
- the RHOD gene encoding rho-related GTP-binding protein RhoD — translation MQRDNEPQPSDPAVPTIKVVLVGDGGCGKTSLLMVFAKGEFPEAYVPTVFERYSMVLQLEGKPVNLYLWDTAGQEDYDRLRPLSYADAQVVLMCYDVMSPNSFDNILSKWYPEVAHFCPGVPIILVGCKTDLRKDKVLLKKLRQDRQEPITYQKGQMMARTVRAVTYLECSAWLQDNVPSIFQEAAAAALSNRKQRCHRPRLAWKGCVVT, via the exons ATGCAAAGGGACAATGAACCCCAGCCTTCGGACCCAGCTGTCCCTACCATCAAGGTGGTCCTAGTGGGGGACGGTGGGTGCGGCAAGACGTCTCTGCTGATGGTCTTCGCCAAGGGAGAGTTCCCTGAG GCCTATGTTCCCACTGTCTTTGAGCGGTATTCCATGGTCTTGCAGCTTGAGGGCAAACCTGTGAATCTCTACCTCTGGGACACAGCAG GGCAAGAAGACTATGACCGCCTCCGCCCGCTGTCCTATGCAGATGCCCAAGTAGTGCTCATGTGCTATGATGTCATGAGCCCCAATAGCTTCGACAACATCCTTTCCAAG TGGTATCCAGAGGTGGCACACTTTTGCCCAGGGGTACCCATCATCTTGGTGGGCTGTAAGACTGACCTGCGCAAGGACAAGGTGCTGCTGAAAAAACTACGTCAGGACCGCCAGGAACCCATCACCTACCAGAAG GGCCAGATGATGGCAAGAACAGTTCGAGCAGTCACTTATCTCGAGTGCTCTGCCTGGCTCCAGGACAACGTGCCCTCTATTTTCCAGGAGGCAGCAGCGGCTGCCCTCAGCAATCGCAAGCAGCGCTGTCACAGGCCAAGGCTGGCTTGGAAAGGCTGTGTGGTGACCTGA